One Micromonospora eburnea genomic region harbors:
- a CDS encoding amidohydrolase family protein translates to MAAATTIVNAKVFDGTRSQDWTSVRFADGLITECSAASAAREGDEVIDAGGGTVLPGLIDAHVHLVPGALEQSLTFGVTTVLDMFSKPDLVARAKEQAGSRPDVADVRSSGVGATAPGGHPSIMYAPFPTLTAAGQAEQFVAERIAEGSDYLKIFSGTGSLWPSLDSETIKALGTAAHARGLVVVAHVSSTAGVEEVVSPGVDVMAHVPADAELDKALARRIAEAGIVVGPTLATIENTLGEPGGAAVAGDPRLAEALGDAWTRRLTSGASGFRNRAMPPYSRAEDNVRRLTEAGVTLLAGTDAPNPGTVFGASLHRELELLVRCGISPAQALAAATTEPARVFGLADRGRVAAGQRADLVLVSGNPLTDITATRAIERIWRAGTACDRRAFVASAAEAEQLDAFDARVAEAVAAVRERRSNFDPRKAP, encoded by the coding sequence GTGGCTGCGGCAACAACGATTGTGAACGCGAAGGTATTCGACGGGACGAGGTCGCAGGACTGGACTTCGGTCCGGTTCGCTGACGGGCTGATCACCGAGTGCTCGGCGGCCTCGGCCGCCCGGGAAGGCGACGAAGTGATCGACGCGGGTGGCGGGACTGTGCTTCCCGGTCTGATCGACGCGCACGTGCACCTCGTTCCCGGCGCCCTCGAGCAGTCGTTGACCTTCGGCGTTACCACCGTTCTCGACATGTTCAGCAAACCCGACCTGGTGGCCAGGGCCAAGGAGCAGGCCGGCTCCCGTCCGGACGTGGCCGATGTGCGTTCCTCGGGTGTCGGTGCCACCGCGCCCGGCGGGCACCCGTCGATAATGTATGCCCCGTTCCCCACGTTGACCGCCGCCGGCCAGGCTGAGCAGTTCGTGGCGGAACGGATTGCGGAGGGATCGGACTATCTAAAGATCTTTTCCGGTACCGGGAGTCTCTGGCCGTCGCTGGACTCCGAAACCATCAAAGCACTGGGCACTGCCGCGCACGCCCGCGGCTTGGTCGTCGTCGCGCACGTGAGCTCGACGGCCGGTGTCGAGGAGGTCGTGTCCCCCGGTGTCGACGTGATGGCCCACGTCCCCGCGGACGCCGAGCTGGACAAGGCCCTGGCCCGACGCATCGCCGAGGCCGGAATCGTGGTCGGTCCGACGCTGGCCACCATCGAGAACACCCTCGGTGAACCGGGTGGCGCAGCAGTGGCAGGAGACCCGCGGCTCGCTGAGGCCCTCGGGGACGCCTGGACCCGCCGGTTGACCTCGGGTGCCTCAGGATTTCGTAACCGGGCAATGCCGCCCTACTCACGGGCCGAGGACAACGTGCGGCGACTGACCGAGGCGGGGGTCACGCTGCTGGCGGGCACCGACGCCCCGAACCCGGGGACCGTGTTCGGAGCAAGCCTGCACCGGGAGCTGGAACTCCTTGTCCGGTGCGGCATCAGCCCGGCACAGGCCCTGGCCGCTGCCACAACCGAACCGGCACGAGTGTTCGGCCTCGCCGACCGAGGACGGGTCGCGGCCGGGCAGCGCGCGGACCTGGTCCTCGTATCCGGTAACCCGTTGACGGACATCACAGCAACACGCGCGATTGAGCGGATATGGCGCGCGGGCACAGCCTGCGATCGACGCGCCTTCGTCGCGAGCGCTGCCGAAGCCGAGCAACTCGACGCTTTCGACGCCCGGGTCGCCGAGGCCGTAGCAGCCGTGCGCGAACGCCGGTCCAACTTCGATCCGAGGAAAGCCCCCTGA